Proteins encoded by one window of Lactobacillus paragasseri:
- the whiA gene encoding DNA-binding protein WhiA — protein MVSYASDVKKELTSLPVHPEHAKAELAAFLRMNGVLSLHDHQFSLDITTENPAIARRIFSLIKTAYGIEPLLIVSKKMKLKKNYQYLVRLQKQVHEILSDLEIFDSDNGLITGIPEKIMTSEQRAMSYLRGAFLAAGSVNNPETSRYHLEIYSLYENHNNDLLELMNSFFYLNAKATKRRNGYIVYLKEAEKIGDFLHIVGAVNAMLAFEDLRIMRDMRNSVNRLVNCDTANLKKTANAAAKQVEDIQLIEEKVGLENLPEKLAILAHFRLMHPELSLKEVAAQVPDGPISKSGVNHRFQKIREMAQQLKEEN, from the coding sequence ATGGTTTCATACGCAAGTGATGTAAAAAAAGAACTTACTAGTCTGCCAGTTCATCCAGAACATGCTAAGGCAGAATTAGCAGCTTTTTTGCGAATGAACGGAGTACTTAGTCTTCATGACCATCAATTTAGTCTAGATATCACAACTGAAAATCCAGCCATTGCTAGAAGAATATTTTCTTTAATTAAAACAGCCTATGGAATCGAGCCGCTGCTAATTGTTTCTAAGAAAATGAAGTTAAAGAAAAATTATCAATATTTAGTTAGGCTTCAAAAACAAGTTCATGAAATTTTAAGTGATCTAGAGATATTTGACAGTGATAATGGCTTGATTACCGGAATTCCTGAGAAGATTATGACATCGGAACAAAGGGCAATGTCATACTTAAGAGGAGCTTTTTTAGCAGCTGGAAGTGTGAATAATCCTGAAACGAGTCGATATCATTTAGAGATCTATTCTCTTTATGAAAATCATAATAATGATTTACTGGAATTAATGAATAGTTTCTTTTATTTAAATGCAAAAGCTACAAAAAGACGTAATGGATATATTGTATATTTAAAAGAAGCTGAAAAAATTGGTGATTTTCTACATATTGTAGGTGCCGTCAATGCAATGTTAGCATTTGAAGACTTAAGAATTATGCGGGATATGCGTAATTCGGTGAATCGGTTAGTAAATTGCGATACAGCAAATTTGAAGAAAACCGCGAATGCAGCAGCTAAGCAGGTTGAGGATATTCAATTAATTGAAGAAAAAGTGGGGTTAGAAAATTTGCCAGAAAAATTGGCAATCCTAGCACACTTTAGATTAATGCATCCTGAACTTTCACTCAAAGAAGTTGCAGCTCAGGTTCCAGATGGCCCAATTTCAAAGTCAGGAGTTAACCACCGTTTTCAAAAAATTCGTGAAATGGCGCAACAGTTAAAAGAAGAAAATTAG
- a CDS encoding gluconeogenesis factor YvcK family protein — MAYGENKIVRVIRGRRPKIVVIGGGTGLPVILNALKEQNADITAIVTVADDGGSSGAIRDYINVVPPGDIRNVLVSLSDLPQEEKDIFQYRFNSSDSFFAGHAIGNLIIAALDEMQGNIFDAVQSLSRMMRIDGRIFPASNEPLTLNAEFIDGTTEAGETEITSKDKRIKRVWVTDTDSDDEPKAVLPVLAAIMQADAVVLGPGSLFTSILPNLMISNLGDAVRQTKAEVIYICNIMTQQGETDHFTAAEHVQVINDHLGGHYINTALVNGAKIDMSKFNPADYDAYLEPVRNDFAGLRAQDCRVITADFIDQHSGLVFHDGKKVADEILNLAFEAYCRRKKEQD, encoded by the coding sequence ATGGCGTACGGAGAAAATAAAATTGTACGTGTCATTCGCGGACGTCGCCCTAAAATTGTTGTTATTGGTGGTGGAACAGGGTTACCTGTTATTTTGAATGCTTTAAAGGAACAAAATGCCGATATAACAGCTATTGTAACTGTGGCAGACGATGGTGGATCATCAGGTGCAATTAGAGATTATATTAATGTGGTGCCGCCAGGCGATATTAGAAATGTGCTAGTTTCTTTATCCGACTTACCACAGGAAGAAAAAGATATTTTTCAATACCGTTTTAATTCATCTGACTCATTTTTTGCAGGTCATGCAATTGGAAATTTAATTATTGCCGCTTTAGATGAAATGCAAGGGAATATTTTTGATGCTGTTCAATCGTTATCAAGAATGATGCGAATTGATGGGCGAATTTTCCCTGCTTCAAACGAACCCTTAACTTTAAATGCAGAATTTATTGATGGGACAACTGAAGCTGGTGAAACAGAAATTACTTCAAAGGATAAGCGCATTAAACGAGTATGGGTAACTGATACTGATTCTGACGATGAGCCAAAGGCAGTTTTACCTGTTTTAGCTGCAATTATGCAAGCAGACGCAGTGGTTTTAGGACCAGGTAGTTTATTTACCTCAATTTTACCTAATTTGATGATTTCTAATTTAGGTGATGCTGTGAGACAAACTAAGGCTGAAGTTATTTATATCTGTAATATCATGACGCAGCAAGGTGAAACAGATCATTTCACAGCAGCGGAACATGTTCAAGTTATTAATGATCATTTAGGTGGTCATTATATTAATACTGCCTTAGTTAACGGAGCTAAAATTGATATGAGTAAGTTTAATCCGGCAGATTATGATGCTTATCTTGAACCGGTAAGAAATGATTTTGCTGGGTTACGGGCTCAAGATTGCCGCGTAATTACGGCTGACTTTATTGATCAGCATAGTGGATTAGTTTTTCATGATGGTAAAAAAGTAGCCGATGAAATTTTAAATTTGGCTTTTGAAGCATATTGCCGAAGAAAAAAGGAACAGGATTAG
- the rapZ gene encoding RNase adapter RapZ produces MAEQKKQLLIVTGMSGAGKTVAIKALEDMGYFVVDNLPPELLGSFWELINNSSDFSKAAVVVDLRVKSFYKDLVDEIKSLEDSQNVQSTVLFLDASDDVLVSRYKETRRLPPLAHTGRLLDGIQEERAILSRTKNISNIIIDTSRLTTKELKAKLVDKFGDNQTRTFSIEVMSFGFKYGIPIDADIVMDVRFLPNPFYIPQLKPFTGLDRRVFDYVMSKKETKKFYAKFLDMLETAIPGYIAEGKEKLTIAIGCTGGQHRSVSIARQLAVDLAKKYPVDISHREISRYIGQ; encoded by the coding sequence ATGGCTGAACAAAAGAAACAATTATTGATTGTTACTGGTATGAGTGGCGCAGGTAAAACTGTGGCAATCAAAGCTTTAGAAGATATGGGATATTTTGTGGTAGATAATTTACCACCAGAATTATTGGGAAGTTTCTGGGAATTAATTAACAATTCATCAGATTTTAGTAAGGCAGCAGTAGTTGTTGACTTGAGAGTAAAAAGCTTCTACAAAGATTTGGTTGACGAAATTAAATCTTTAGAAGATAGTCAAAATGTTCAGTCGACCGTCTTGTTTTTAGATGCTTCAGATGATGTATTAGTATCTCGGTATAAGGAAACAAGACGTTTGCCACCATTAGCTCATACAGGACGCTTATTGGATGGAATTCAAGAAGAAAGAGCTATTTTATCAAGAACTAAAAATATATCAAATATAATTATTGATACCTCCCGTTTAACTACTAAGGAATTAAAAGCTAAATTAGTAGATAAGTTTGGAGATAATCAAACTCGGACTTTTTCAATTGAAGTAATGAGTTTCGGCTTTAAGTATGGTATTCCAATTGATGCTGATATTGTAATGGATGTGAGATTTTTACCGAATCCATTCTATATTCCTCAACTTAAACCATTTACTGGCTTAGATCGTCGAGTTTTTGATTATGTAATGAGCAAGAAAGAAACTAAAAAGTTTTATGCTAAGTTTTTAGACATGTTAGAGACGGCTATTCCCGGATATATTGCGGAAGGAAAAGAAAAATTAACTATTGCAATTGGATGTACTGGTGGTCAACACCGGAGCGTTTCAATCGCTCGCCAATTAGCAGTTGATTTGGCTAAGAAATATCCTGTTGATATTTCTCATCGAGAAATTAGTCGTTATATTGGACAATAA